Proteins from a genomic interval of Desulfofustis limnaeus:
- a CDS encoding extracellular solute-binding protein, with protein MTGRKWYWVPLFCFMFLSSGNRCPAQELLTLWTINPGTSFGNLTDRAVQAFSSENPDVSLTSIHFDNNYYKIRLRTAFEHRQAPDLFHHWGAESIRSYVQQGHVASLDELVEHLGNSLLPVAFAPVTFDGKVYGVPYSGLTGVYFWYRRDVFAAHGLQPPKTWQEFIQVGETLKRNGIIPVALANRNKWPGSFFYMYLVDRIGGPLLFHEAVNRLNNRTFNHPAFVKAGELLVDLVERDFFPDGFNRSRDESGNWHSLFVSGQAGMYLMGSWFLSVLNEVPPEIRASIDFFVFPMVEGGAGSSQSVIGSPGQDYLSVSADSRQLPAAMAFLRDYICTPQYFRQLAKQGFVPPVTNAVDYLDDPLARKVADTFLQAEHVQLYWDQVLPSTMAEAHKLLVHQLLELQITPEQAAGSHEDLLRNTVVPRGGG; from the coding sequence ATGACGGGTAGAAAATGGTACTGGGTGCCGCTTTTTTGTTTCATGTTCCTGAGCAGCGGGAATCGCTGTCCAGCGCAGGAGCTTCTGACCCTGTGGACCATCAACCCGGGGACCTCCTTCGGCAATCTCACCGATCGAGCGGTTCAGGCATTTTCCAGCGAGAATCCCGACGTTTCCCTTACCTCCATCCATTTCGACAATAACTACTACAAGATCAGACTGCGTACTGCCTTTGAGCATCGGCAGGCCCCCGATCTGTTTCACCATTGGGGGGCGGAATCAATTCGTTCATATGTGCAGCAGGGCCACGTCGCGTCGCTGGATGAACTGGTCGAACACCTCGGAAATTCGCTGTTGCCAGTTGCTTTCGCCCCGGTGACTTTCGATGGAAAGGTCTATGGTGTTCCCTACAGTGGATTGACGGGGGTTTATTTCTGGTATCGACGAGATGTCTTTGCCGCACATGGGCTGCAGCCGCCGAAGACATGGCAGGAGTTTATCCAGGTGGGAGAAACGCTGAAGCGAAACGGCATAATCCCGGTGGCCTTGGCCAACAGGAACAAATGGCCGGGGTCTTTTTTTTATATGTATCTGGTGGATCGCATCGGCGGCCCGCTTCTCTTTCACGAGGCGGTTAATCGGTTAAACAACCGGACGTTCAACCATCCGGCTTTTGTCAAAGCCGGGGAGCTGCTGGTCGATCTGGTCGAACGGGATTTTTTTCCAGATGGTTTCAATCGATCTCGAGATGAGTCGGGCAATTGGCACTCCCTCTTTGTCTCGGGACAAGCCGGCATGTATCTGATGGGCTCTTGGTTTTTGAGCGTACTCAATGAAGTGCCACCGGAGATCAGAGCGTCCATTGACTTTTTCGTCTTCCCGATGGTGGAAGGAGGGGCCGGATCCAGTCAGAGTGTGATTGGCAGTCCGGGACAGGATTATCTTTCCGTGTCTGCCGATTCCCGGCAGCTGCCCGCCGCAATGGCCTTTCTTCGTGATTATATATGCACCCCGCAGTATTTCCGGCAACTGGCAAAACAGGGCTTTGTCCCGCCGGTGACCAACGCGGTTGATTACCTGGACGATCCACTGGCGAGAAAAGTGGCGGATACGTTTTTGCAGGCGGAGCATGTACAACTCTACTGGGATCAGGTCCTGCCATC
- a CDS encoding D-cysteine desulfhydrase family protein: MKRDDQTGLAISGNKVRKLEFLFGEAFASGADCVITGGAAQSNHCRQTAAAAAQLGMECHLALGGEEPDRFQGNLLLDRLLGAHLHWCGEDRKGERIPALVEQLRERGKTPYVIPYGGSNGTGALGLVDAVRELQDQHQAQALPAFTHVVFASSSGGTHAGLLAGCSLLRTDYQLIGIGIDKEDMGGEPLSAVIVRLADEVLYRLDAAATSVAAVTLEMRYAEPGYGVVGDVEREALSLVAATKGILLDPVYTGRAMGGLLDLIRNRRLTSEHTVLFWHAGGTPALFSSAHLPCSAATS, from the coding sequence ATGAAGCGTGACGATCAAACCGGCTTGGCGATCAGCGGAAACAAAGTGAGGAAGCTCGAATTTCTGTTTGGCGAGGCGTTCGCTTCCGGTGCCGACTGCGTGATCACCGGTGGGGCTGCCCAATCGAACCATTGTCGGCAGACGGCGGCAGCGGCGGCCCAGTTGGGGATGGAGTGCCATCTCGCCCTGGGCGGCGAAGAACCTGACCGTTTCCAGGGCAACCTACTTCTTGATCGGCTGCTGGGTGCCCATCTGCACTGGTGTGGTGAGGACCGAAAAGGAGAACGTATTCCCGCTCTGGTCGAGCAGCTCAGAGAACGAGGCAAGACTCCTTATGTCATTCCCTACGGTGGCTCGAATGGTACGGGAGCGCTTGGGTTGGTCGATGCCGTACGGGAATTGCAGGACCAGCACCAGGCACAGGCCTTGCCAGCTTTCACCCATGTGGTCTTTGCTTCAAGCTCAGGGGGGACCCACGCCGGTCTGTTGGCCGGCTGCTCCTTGTTACGGACCGACTATCAGCTCATCGGTATCGGCATCGACAAAGAGGATATGGGTGGCGAGCCGTTATCCGCAGTCATTGTCCGCCTGGCCGATGAGGTTCTGTACAGACTCGATGCAGCGGCAACATCTGTTGCTGCGGTGACTCTGGAAATGAGATATGCGGAACCGGGCTACGGCGTTGTCGGAGACGTGGAACGAGAAGCACTATCTTTGGTTGCCGCAACGAAAGGAATCCTGCTCGATCCGGTCTATACCGGCAGGGCCATGGGCGGTCTGCTGGATCTTATCCGCAACCGTCGGCTTACCTCCGAGCATACCGTGCTGTTCTGGCATGCCGGGGGAACTCCAGCCTTGTTCAGCTCTGCACATCTTCCCTGCTCAGCTGCAACATCCTGA
- a CDS encoding FAD-dependent oxidoreductase: protein MVAGLVTGSSIVVPDKMLAGAGVAVVRDEVSSVDRAERMVTTVSGATFSYDKLYLATGASPFVPPIEGHDLHGVVTLRGLPDAEKIRELIGTATPKRIVCIGAGFISMEVASLLVALHGSRCDVTVVELLDRPLPLMLDGDMAAEVRDYLEEKGIRLLTGEKVARLVGRDGRVGGAALASGTVLDADIVFMNVGVRPNTALAESIGLEMGRFGIKVNGYQETSDPDILAGGDCVEKINVITGKPTPGQLRGPAVVQGRLAAKRLAGYDIAFPGVVDAGGCKMFDMTIAATGLTEERAVQEGIATVSGVVESRSKHAMIPGVRPWKIKLVFNRENQRLIGGQIVAYDVAPAREIDAVSAFILGGKTIRDLTTFTSACNPDISSEPSAEPITIAAEQALQKVGKTH from the coding sequence GTGGTGGCCGGTCTGGTCACCGGTTCTTCGATAGTCGTTCCCGATAAGATGTTGGCCGGCGCCGGGGTCGCGGTGGTTCGGGATGAGGTATCGTCGGTCGATCGTGCGGAAAGGATGGTAACCACCGTTTCCGGGGCCACTTTTTCTTACGATAAACTCTATCTGGCCACCGGAGCGAGCCCGTTCGTTCCGCCGATCGAAGGGCATGACCTGCATGGCGTCGTGACCCTGCGTGGTCTGCCGGACGCCGAGAAGATCAGGGAATTGATCGGTACAGCAACTCCCAAACGGATCGTATGCATCGGTGCCGGCTTCATCAGCATGGAAGTCGCTTCCTTGTTGGTGGCGTTGCATGGCAGCAGGTGTGACGTGACTGTGGTAGAGCTCCTGGATCGGCCGTTGCCGTTGATGCTCGACGGCGATATGGCTGCCGAGGTGCGGGACTATTTGGAGGAAAAGGGGATAAGGCTTTTGACCGGGGAGAAGGTAGCCCGGTTGGTCGGCCGGGATGGCCGCGTGGGTGGCGCTGCCCTGGCGTCGGGAACGGTCCTCGATGCCGATATTGTTTTCATGAACGTGGGCGTTCGCCCCAACACCGCCTTGGCCGAATCGATCGGTCTGGAAATGGGTCGCTTCGGCATCAAGGTGAATGGCTACCAGGAGACCTCCGATCCGGATATCCTTGCCGGTGGCGATTGTGTGGAAAAAATAAATGTCATCACCGGGAAACCGACTCCCGGTCAGCTTCGCGGCCCGGCTGTGGTCCAGGGACGATTGGCGGCCAAACGGTTGGCCGGGTATGATATTGCCTTTCCCGGCGTCGTGGATGCCGGCGGCTGCAAGATGTTCGACATGACCATCGCTGCTACCGGTCTTACCGAGGAGCGTGCCGTCCAAGAGGGTATTGCCACGGTCAGTGGTGTTGTCGAATCTCGCAGCAAACATGCCATGATCCCCGGCGTCAGGCCCTGGAAGATCAAATTGGTCTTCAATCGTGAAAACCAGCGCTTGATCGGCGGCCAGATAGTGGCTTACGATGTTGCGCCGGCCCGCGAGATCGATGCGGTCAGCGCTTTTATCCTTGGGGGCAAGACGATCAGGGATTTGACCACCTTCACCTCGGCCTGTAATCCCGACATTTCTTCTGAGCCGAGTGCGGAACCGATAACGATTGCTGCCGAACAGGCACTGCAAAAAGTGGGCAAGACTCATTGA
- a CDS encoding malate dehydrogenase translates to MKAPVRVAVTGAAGQIAYSLIFRVAHGDMLGPDQPVILQLLEIPPAMGALNGVAMELNDCAYPLVAGIVATDDANVAFKDADYAFLVGARPRGPGMERSDLLEANAKIFSAQGKALNDHASPQVKVLVVGNPANTNALITLRNAPKLNPKNITAMMRLDHNRSMSQIAEKVGSHTTRVEKVVVWGNHSATQYPDISYATVDGQPVKEKVDNEWYENTFIPTVQQRGAAIIKARGASSAASAACAAVDHMRDWALGSKGKWVSMGVYSAGNPYGVDENLMFSFPITTENGEWKIVEGLAVSEFSRKMIAKTEAELVGEREAIANLL, encoded by the coding sequence ATGAAAGCACCTGTACGAGTAGCAGTGACCGGCGCCGCTGGTCAGATCGCCTATTCCCTGATTTTCCGAGTGGCTCATGGCGACATGCTGGGTCCGGATCAGCCGGTTATCCTGCAGCTGCTCGAAATACCGCCGGCAATGGGAGCGTTGAACGGCGTTGCCATGGAACTCAACGACTGCGCCTATCCGCTGGTGGCTGGGATTGTTGCGACCGATGACGCAAATGTCGCCTTCAAAGACGCGGATTACGCGTTTCTGGTGGGTGCTCGCCCGCGCGGACCGGGCATGGAGCGTTCCGACCTGCTCGAAGCCAATGCCAAGATCTTCTCGGCCCAGGGTAAAGCGCTCAATGATCACGCTTCTCCCCAGGTCAAGGTTCTGGTGGTGGGCAATCCGGCCAATACCAACGCCTTGATTACCTTGAGGAACGCTCCGAAGCTGAACCCCAAGAACATCACCGCCATGATGCGGCTCGATCATAACCGGTCCATGTCGCAGATCGCCGAGAAAGTCGGCAGCCATACTACCAGAGTTGAGAAAGTGGTGGTCTGGGGCAATCATTCGGCAACCCAGTATCCGGACATCAGCTATGCCACCGTCGACGGGCAACCGGTAAAGGAGAAGGTGGACAATGAGTGGTACGAAAACACCTTTATTCCCACCGTCCAGCAGCGCGGCGCCGCCATTATCAAGGCGCGGGGTGCGTCGAGTGCCGCTTCGGCCGCCTGTGCAGCCGTCGATCATATGCGCGACTGGGCTTTGGGTAGCAAGGGTAAGTGGGTAAGCATGGGCGTCTATTCAGCCGGTAACCCCTACGGCGTAGATGAAAACCTGATGTTCTCGTTCCCGATCACGACGGAAAACGGCGAATGGAAGATCGTCGAAGGATTGGCGGTGAGCGAATTCAGCAGAAAAATGATAGCCAAGACAGAAGCCGAGCTGGTCGGAGAGCGGGAGGCCATAGCCAATCTGCTCTAG
- a CDS encoding alpha/beta hydrolase, translating to MKRLFLHGLDSSGFGTKGRFFAERFPDMLRPDFDGSLSERLERLNRIVADEGALIIVGSSFGGLMATCLAKDQPERCKRLILLAPALNFKEYRPPPGKLAMETLLVIGRHDTVTPPSLVIPAAEATFANLETQVVEDDHLLHHTFQDLDWQHLLRF from the coding sequence GTGAAAAGACTCTTTCTCCATGGTCTCGATTCTTCCGGATTTGGCACGAAAGGACGCTTTTTTGCCGAACGATTCCCCGATATGCTCCGTCCCGATTTCGACGGCTCTCTTAGTGAGCGGTTGGAACGGCTCAATCGCATTGTCGCCGATGAAGGCGCGTTGATCATCGTCGGCTCCAGCTTCGGCGGACTGATGGCAACCTGCCTGGCCAAAGACCAGCCCGAACGGTGCAAGCGGCTCATTCTGCTGGCCCCGGCCTTGAATTTCAAGGAGTACCGGCCGCCACCAGGTAAATTGGCCATGGAAACGCTGCTGGTAATCGGCCGCCACGACACGGTGACCCCGCCGTCACTGGTGATTCCTGCCGCAGAAGCAACCTTTGCCAACCTGGAGACACAGGTTGTCGAGGACGACCATCTGCTCCACCACACCTTTCAGGACCTGGACTGGCAACACCTTTTACGTTTCTGA
- a CDS encoding ABC transporter ATP-binding protein, producing the protein MIELQGCSKDFNRGGVNQVRALDDLSIRIEDGDFVTVIGSNGAGKSTLLNAIAGTFRVDSGSIIINGQEVTRWPEYRRARLIARVFQDPLLGTCPSATIEQNLALALRRGQRRGLGPGVRARDRQRFREALQPIGLGLEERLQDRAGLLSGGQRQALTMVMATLVRPDVLLLDEHIAALDPKTAQQILALTARIIDRQRLTALMVTHNMRHALALGNRLIMLHQGRIILDLCEDEKRRLEVADLLERFYRIQGEELANDSMLLA; encoded by the coding sequence GTGATCGAGCTCCAGGGATGCAGCAAGGATTTCAACCGGGGCGGGGTGAATCAGGTCCGGGCCCTCGACGATCTCAGTATCCGTATCGAGGACGGCGACTTCGTCACGGTGATCGGGTCCAACGGGGCTGGCAAATCGACGTTGCTCAATGCCATTGCCGGAACCTTTCGCGTCGACTCCGGCTCCATCATCATCAACGGTCAGGAGGTGACCCGGTGGCCGGAGTATCGGCGGGCCCGCTTGATAGCGAGGGTGTTTCAGGATCCTCTGCTGGGTACCTGCCCCTCCGCCACCATCGAGCAGAACTTGGCCCTGGCTCTGCGTCGCGGCCAACGACGCGGGCTCGGTCCCGGGGTGCGGGCGCGGGACCGACAACGGTTTCGAGAAGCCCTGCAGCCGATCGGGCTCGGCCTGGAGGAGCGGTTACAGGATCGGGCCGGCCTCTTATCCGGAGGACAGCGGCAGGCGCTGACCATGGTGATGGCGACGCTGGTGCGGCCCGATGTCCTGCTCCTGGATGAGCACATTGCGGCGCTGGACCCGAAAACGGCCCAGCAGATTCTCGCTTTAACAGCCCGGATCATCGACCGCCAGCGGCTAACCGCCCTGATGGTGACCCACAACATGAGGCATGCGCTGGCCTTGGGCAACCGATTGATCATGCTCCATCAGGGAAGGATAATCCTCGACCTCTGCGAGGATGAGAAACGCCGGCTCGAGGTGGCCGACCTGCTGGAGCGGTTTTACCGCATTCAGGGCGAGGAACTGGCCAATGATTCCATGCTGCTGGCCTGA
- a CDS encoding ABC transporter permease, giving the protein MTMYAALGALEQGLVYGIMVVGVYLTFRILDFPDLTVDGSLPLGAAISAVAITGGVAPYGALLLAAAGGFLAGVVTAVLNTKFKILHLLASILTMIALYSINIRIMSGPNIALIGSATVFDPLIGVGVPGHLAGLVVYALFAVAVVGALIWFLKTAFGQTLLATGDNPQMITSLGVNTHLVIIVGVGLSNALVALSGALVAQNQGAADVGMGIGTIIAGLASVIIGETIFGASTVVRAVIAALLGSVLYRFAIALALSIDFRGFSFSPSDLNLITALLVIGALVAPQLREKVRRR; this is encoded by the coding sequence ATGACCATGTATGCGGCGCTCGGCGCTCTTGAACAGGGACTGGTCTACGGCATCATGGTGGTGGGTGTCTATCTGACCTTTCGCATTCTTGATTTTCCCGATCTCACCGTAGACGGCAGCCTGCCGCTCGGCGCCGCCATCTCCGCCGTGGCCATAACCGGTGGCGTAGCGCCCTATGGAGCCTTGCTTCTGGCCGCCGCCGGCGGGTTCTTGGCCGGCGTCGTGACGGCCGTGCTCAATACCAAATTCAAGATTCTCCACCTGCTGGCCTCGATCCTGACCATGATCGCGCTCTATTCCATCAACATCAGGATCATGAGTGGGCCGAACATCGCCTTGATCGGTTCCGCCACCGTCTTCGATCCGCTCATCGGCGTCGGCGTGCCCGGTCACCTGGCCGGTCTGGTCGTGTATGCGCTGTTCGCAGTAGCGGTAGTCGGGGCGCTCATCTGGTTTTTGAAAACCGCCTTCGGCCAGACGTTGTTGGCCACCGGGGATAATCCGCAGATGATCACCAGCCTCGGCGTCAATACGCACCTGGTGATCATTGTCGGCGTCGGTCTGTCCAACGCGCTGGTGGCCCTGAGCGGCGCCCTGGTGGCTCAGAACCAGGGGGCGGCCGATGTGGGCATGGGGATCGGTACGATTATCGCCGGGCTGGCTTCGGTGATCATTGGCGAGACGATCTTCGGCGCCTCGACCGTCGTCCGGGCGGTGATTGCCGCGCTGCTTGGATCGGTACTCTACCGGTTTGCCATCGCTCTGGCCTTGTCCATTGATTTTCGTGGTTTTTCATTCAGTCCCAGTGACCTCAACCTGATTACCGCGCTGCTGGTCATCGGTGCGCTGGTGGCACCGCAACTCAGAGAAAAGGTAAGACGACGGTGA
- a CDS encoding ABC transporter substrate-binding protein, producing the protein MKRLALVAGIWFLLIGTGVAGPYLISVNQFVEHPALDAVLRGLQDDLQEHDVAADFKVHNAQANMGTAVQIGQQMIGERADLLVAIATPSAQATVQALRKAPKDLQRPLLFTAVTDPVAAGLVAAFDRPGDQVTGVSDLLPLAEHLQMILTYRPQLKRLGVLYNAGEANSKATLVALQRLAEQNGVTIVEATAAKTADVHAAVKSLVGRCDAVFIPTDNTIVSALESVLKVGGENRLPIFAADVDSVARGAVAAMGFDYYQHGRQTGAMARKILAGTKPSALPVEYQQELQLHINLKAAEAMGAPPPQQLIDRAAKLYR; encoded by the coding sequence ATGAAGCGGTTGGCTCTTGTTGCCGGGATCTGGTTCCTGCTGATTGGTACCGGTGTTGCCGGACCGTATCTGATCTCCGTCAACCAGTTTGTTGAACACCCCGCGCTGGACGCCGTCCTGCGCGGTTTGCAGGACGATCTACAGGAGCATGATGTCGCCGCAGACTTCAAGGTGCACAACGCCCAAGCCAATATGGGGACGGCGGTACAGATCGGCCAGCAGATGATCGGCGAGCGGGCCGATCTGCTTGTGGCCATCGCCACCCCGTCGGCGCAGGCCACCGTGCAGGCGCTGCGCAAGGCGCCGAAAGATTTGCAACGGCCGCTTCTTTTCACGGCGGTCACCGACCCGGTGGCGGCCGGTCTGGTCGCTGCCTTCGATCGGCCGGGCGACCAGGTAACCGGCGTCTCCGATTTGCTGCCTCTGGCCGAACACCTGCAGATGATTCTCACCTACCGTCCACAGCTCAAGCGGCTCGGTGTGCTCTACAACGCCGGTGAGGCCAATTCCAAGGCCACGCTTGTCGCTCTGCAGAGACTGGCTGAGCAGAACGGAGTCACGATTGTGGAGGCGACGGCAGCTAAGACGGCCGATGTCCATGCCGCGGTTAAGAGCCTGGTGGGCAGATGCGATGCGGTTTTCATCCCCACCGACAACACCATCGTCTCGGCCCTGGAGTCGGTGCTCAAAGTAGGGGGTGAAAACCGGTTGCCGATTTTCGCCGCGGATGTGGACTCGGTGGCCCGCGGGGCGGTAGCCGCCATGGGTTTCGATTACTATCAGCACGGGCGGCAGACGGGGGCCATGGCCCGTAAGATCCTGGCCGGCACGAAACCATCGGCGTTGCCGGTTGAGTACCAGCAGGAGCTGCAGCTGCATATCAACCTCAAGGCAGCCGAGGCGATGGGGGCCCCGCCGCCGCAGCAGCTGATTGACCGGGCCGCCAAGCTCTATCGCTGA
- the gloB gene encoding hydroxyacylglutathione hydrolase — protein sequence MDIITIPCLYDNYSYLLVDSEQRQAAVVDPGEAWPVLREIQGRDLQLAVVLCTHHHHDHVGGIDDLLDQFPTARVFGFHADASRINQLTDSLQDGEEIAVCGQPCIVLHTPGHTTNSIVYRCGDDLFVGDTLFGAGCGRLFEGTAEQLAASLARIVACGPQARVHFGHEYTMQNLRFASQMEPGNGQVAERMQRVAEMRQVGKPSTPSTVAEELATNPFLRIDAEEIITTLREQHGLADHSPLAVFRSLRQLRNEFS from the coding sequence ATGGATATTATCACCATTCCCTGTCTCTACGATAACTACAGCTATCTGCTGGTCGACAGCGAGCAGCGCCAGGCGGCAGTGGTGGATCCGGGTGAGGCCTGGCCGGTGCTGCGCGAAATTCAGGGCCGAGACCTGCAACTGGCCGTCGTGCTTTGTACCCATCACCATCATGACCATGTGGGTGGGATCGACGATCTGCTCGATCAATTCCCGACTGCCCGCGTGTTCGGTTTTCATGCCGATGCTTCGCGCATCAACCAGTTGACCGACTCACTCCAAGACGGGGAGGAAATTGCCGTTTGCGGACAGCCATGCATCGTGCTGCATACGCCCGGTCACACCACGAATTCCATCGTGTATCGCTGCGGGGATGATCTCTTCGTCGGCGACACTCTGTTCGGTGCCGGGTGCGGGCGACTGTTTGAAGGAACAGCAGAGCAACTCGCCGCCTCTTTGGCTCGTATCGTTGCCTGCGGTCCCCAGGCGCGTGTCCATTTCGGTCACGAATACACCATGCAGAACCTGCGGTTCGCCTCCCAGATGGAACCGGGCAACGGACAGGTTGCCGAGCGTATGCAGCGGGTGGCGGAAATGCGCCAGGTGGGCAAGCCGTCGACACCATCGACGGTGGCCGAGGAACTGGCGACCAATCCGTTCCTGCGGATCGATGCGGAGGAGATCATCACCACCTTGAGAGAACAGCACGGGTTGGCCGACCATTCACCGCTGGCAGTATTTCGATCATTGCGCCAGCTGCGCAACGAATTTTCTTGA
- a CDS encoding aldo/keto reductase, producing the protein MIYRRFGRTGLNMPVLSFGCMRSMFAWPDTPEKPVPAEAQRQLAVLVEAALSHGITHIETAHGYGSSERQLGAILPRIPRNDYLLQTKVVPCADPEEFTAKVRLSLQRLQVQRLDLLALHGINDFRSLWYACRKDGCLAAARRLQERGLIDFIGFSGHGPLDVILQALAHDEDGGFDYLNVHWYYILDVNRPAIELAVSKDLGVFIISPTDKGGRLFAPSSTLVRCCAPLSPMLFNDLYCLNHPGVCTISIGASQPAHFTEHLQVLPLLQTEQSLLLAEIDGRLRREMKNRTDHERPDALWPDLPSWDQSPGAINLPMTVWLYQLLRGWAMRDFARSRYRDLGQGSSWVPGNTADRVKTYDFKHVKTATGLHPKELKALLIAAHRALR; encoded by the coding sequence ATGATCTATCGACGTTTCGGCCGAACCGGCCTGAACATGCCGGTGCTCAGCTTCGGCTGCATGCGCAGCATGTTCGCCTGGCCCGACACCCCGGAAAAGCCGGTCCCCGCAGAGGCCCAACGGCAACTGGCCGTCCTGGTGGAGGCTGCCCTGAGCCACGGCATCACCCATATCGAAACGGCACACGGTTACGGCTCCTCGGAGCGACAGCTGGGAGCCATCCTGCCTCGCATACCCCGCAACGATTACCTGCTGCAGACCAAAGTGGTCCCCTGCGCCGACCCGGAAGAATTCACGGCCAAGGTCCGTCTGTCGCTGCAGCGCCTGCAGGTGCAGCGACTCGATTTGCTGGCGCTGCACGGCATCAACGATTTCCGCTCGCTCTGGTACGCCTGTCGAAAAGACGGTTGCCTGGCGGCGGCCCGCCGCCTGCAGGAACGCGGCTTGATCGATTTCATCGGCTTTTCCGGACACGGCCCCCTCGACGTGATCCTCCAGGCACTTGCTCACGACGAAGACGGTGGTTTCGATTATCTCAACGTCCACTGGTACTACATCCTCGACGTGAACCGACCGGCCATCGAGTTAGCCGTCTCAAAAGATCTGGGAGTCTTTATCATCAGTCCTACCGACAAGGGTGGCCGTCTCTTTGCGCCCAGCTCGACCTTGGTTCGGTGCTGCGCCCCGCTGTCGCCAATGCTGTTCAACGACCTTTACTGCCTGAACCATCCGGGGGTCTGCACTATCAGTATCGGCGCTTCACAGCCTGCCCACTTTACTGAGCACCTGCAGGTTCTGCCCCTGTTGCAAACGGAACAATCCCTTTTGCTTGCAGAGATAGATGGCCGTCTGCGGCGCGAAATGAAGAATCGGACCGATCACGAGCGGCCCGACGCGTTGTGGCCCGATCTGCCCTCCTGGGACCAGAGCCCCGGCGCCATCAACCTGCCGATGACCGTCTGGCTCTACCAACTGCTGCGCGGTTGGGCAATGCGCGACTTTGCCCGCAGCCGCTACCGTGACCTCGGTCAGGGGTCGTCCTGGGTGCCGGGCAATACCGCCGACAGGGTGAAAACCTACGATTTCAAGCACGTTAAAACCGCAACCGGGTTGCATCCAAAAGAGCTGAAGGCCCTGCTCATCGCAGCCCACCGAGCATTGCGATAA
- a CDS encoding bacterioferritin: MHEKSIELLNRAVAEEITALHQYMYFHFHCDDQGYDLLATLFKQTAIEEMIHVERLAERVLFLGGDVEMKASSDIKRVQEVDKMLEMARQMELDSARDYNLWANECSANADSVSKKLFEDLVVDEERHYDQFDNEMDNLKKFGERYLALQSIERSKNRGVGQAGA; the protein is encoded by the coding sequence ATGCATGAGAAAAGCATCGAATTACTTAACCGCGCGGTGGCTGAAGAGATTACGGCCCTGCACCAGTACATGTATTTTCACTTTCACTGTGACGACCAGGGGTACGACCTGCTGGCCACCCTCTTCAAACAAACCGCCATCGAGGAGATGATTCATGTGGAGCGTCTCGCTGAACGTGTTCTCTTTCTTGGTGGCGATGTGGAGATGAAGGCCTCGAGCGACATCAAGCGGGTTCAGGAGGTCGACAAGATGCTGGAAATGGCCCGTCAGATGGAGTTGGACAGCGCCCGGGATTACAACCTGTGGGCCAACGAGTGCAGCGCCAACGCCGATTCGGTATCAAAGAAATTGTTCGAGGACTTGGTCGTCGACGAAGAACGCCATTATGACCAATTCGACAATGAAATGGACAACCTGAAGAAATTCGGGGAACGCTACCTGGCGCTGCAGTCAATCGAGCGCAGCAAAAACCGCGGGGTCGGCCAGGCGGGGGCCTGA
- a CDS encoding HPP family protein has product MKYFGKMRGNGQSPPRVSLAEIGWSWLGSFIGIAAVAMIHYQLLDQSDLLLLIGSFGASAVLIYGAVRSPLAQPRNLVGGHVLSAIIGVSAFLLFGQYPFLAAALAVSVAIALMHWTKTLHPPGGATALIAVLGGDTIHSLGYLYVLVPVAAGSLIMLAVALLINNVPKTRRYPEFWW; this is encoded by the coding sequence ATGAAGTACTTCGGCAAAATGCGGGGCAATGGGCAGAGTCCGCCGCGTGTCAGTCTGGCGGAGATCGGGTGGTCCTGGCTGGGCAGTTTTATCGGCATCGCTGCCGTGGCAATGATTCACTACCAGCTGCTCGATCAAAGCGATCTGCTGCTGTTAATCGGCTCCTTCGGCGCTTCGGCAGTGCTCATCTACGGAGCCGTGCGCAGCCCGCTGGCACAGCCGCGCAACCTGGTGGGCGGCCATGTCCTGTCGGCAATTATCGGCGTCAGCGCCTTCTTGCTGTTCGGTCAGTATCCGTTTCTGGCCGCGGCCCTGGCGGTGTCTGTCGCCATCGCGCTGATGCACTGGACCAAGACCCTGCATCCGCCTGGCGGCGCCACCGCCTTGATCGCCGTTCTCGGTGGGGACACCATTCACAGTCTCGGCTATCTTTACGTGCTGGTGCCGGTGGCGGCTGGCTCGTTGATCATGCTGGCGGTTGCTCTGCTGATCAATAATGTCCCGAAGACGAGGCGTTATCCGGAATTCTGGTGGTAG